From the genome of Sphingobacterium kitahiroshimense, one region includes:
- a CDS encoding response regulator transcription factor, with the protein MKILIIEDDQRVAELIKRGLDEQDFETVLAYDGLSGKKLFSQDHFDLIITDIILPKLDGLDLCKQIRQINPDLPIIMLTALGTTDDKIEGFDAGADDYLVKPFEMRELLVRIRALLKRRQKTTGNLNFVLHFEDLEMNLHTKIVKRSQQEINLTPKEFKLLEYLMQNPNRVLSRVEIADKVWETHFDTGTNFIDVYINYLRKKIDRNFDKKLIHTKSGMGFILKKEL; encoded by the coding sequence ATGAAAATATTAATTATAGAAGATGATCAGCGCGTAGCAGAACTCATAAAGAGAGGACTGGATGAACAGGATTTTGAAACCGTATTAGCTTATGATGGATTATCAGGTAAAAAGCTTTTTTCCCAAGATCATTTTGACTTAATCATTACGGATATCATCTTACCCAAGCTGGATGGTTTAGACCTTTGTAAGCAAATCAGACAAATAAATCCAGATCTTCCAATCATTATGCTGACAGCACTAGGAACTACAGATGATAAAATAGAAGGGTTCGATGCCGGAGCTGACGATTATTTAGTAAAGCCATTTGAAATGCGCGAACTTTTAGTCCGTATTAGAGCATTATTAAAGCGTCGTCAAAAAACAACTGGTAATCTCAATTTTGTTTTACACTTTGAAGATCTCGAAATGAATCTACATACCAAAATTGTAAAACGTAGTCAGCAAGAGATTAATTTAACACCTAAAGAGTTTAAACTGCTGGAATACCTGATGCAAAATCCCAACAGAGTATTGTCTCGGGTCGAAATTGCAGATAAAGTGTGGGAAACCCATTTTGATACCGGCACGAACTTCATCGATGTATACATCAACTACCTCAGAAAAAAAATAGACCGTAATTTTGACAAGAAACTCATCCATACAAAATCCGGAATGGGTTTCATTTTGAAAAAAGAACTATGA